The Telopea speciosissima isolate NSW1024214 ecotype Mountain lineage chromosome 11, Tspe_v1, whole genome shotgun sequence genome includes the window ACCATTCCAAATGAACCAAAGAGTGCTGCAGAAAAGGGCAGCCTTGAATCTGTTTACCTTGCTGTGAAGGCTAGAAATATCTCAACAAAAATGTAGAAAATATTATGTACACACTACTGTTAATACACACCCTctcacacactctctcctccTCGATACTTTCTTGCACTGTCTCTCTCCTGCTTGACCGTGTGGGTCCCTTGTATATGAATCGTGAGGCACTCCCACCCATGCACCTATTATTTGGTTTGAAAGATGCCGACCACATGTAAATCTAAAAAATTTATTACAAAGGTTTAGTGACCacatttttattataatattctAAAATCATTACAAAAGTACATAGATATAGAGGTAAGAAAACATACATTACCATGACACAAACTTCTCAACTTAGGAAGAAACAAGTACTCATAAACAAGAAACATAATCTAGAATTGCAATTTTAGTTGCAATCATAAGCAAACTGTGATCACTAATAAGCCAAGCATTAGGGTTTAACACCTTGCTTCTAAGCTTGAAGAAGATGCGCGTCCAACCCCTTACAGAACTTGGTTGTAACCTCCAGATAGTTAATAGGCTCAGGGACCTGTTCACTTAGCTTTTCATATTCTATGATGCATTTCACAAAGTTCTTGCCATCCTTTGTAAAGACTTGCACATGCAGCTTGTACTTGCTGTAAAGCTCTCTAACATGTCCTTCAAACATGTTCAAAGTGATTGATTTGTTCACTTCATCTAGGGCTTCCATCTTGCCTTTGGTAGAGACAACTTTATCCCCATCTGTGTTTAACAAAATACAGCAAAAAAATTTctcataaaagataaaaaaaaaaaaaatcaaattgaataaatagaataaaaaattccTTAAAGAGGGTTATTAATTAAATCTTACCTAAGACATAGCAGTAGGAATTGATGGAGCCCAAGCTCTTTCCATCTCCTTCATGTACTTCAGACTTATGGACATCATCAGGAATAGCTTTCGAAAATAGGGCTCCATGATCTATCCAACCATGAAAATACTTATTTGCAGAGGATTTGATCTCCATTTCCACTGAAAGCTTTCCACTAAGACCCATTGCTCCTAATATTCTTCAAAAGCAAATATTGGAGggtgggagatgggagatggaaaagggaaagaaggttGTGAAGTTTAGAATTGAGAATGCATGGATTTAtacaatttggctctcctccaatcgtggtgggagctggaggtaggggtgcaagtttggccctgtcggtcCGAATCCGCCCTGGCCCGTCTTGAGCCCAaatagggcctgggctgagatatttggccctgagttagggtcgagTCGGATTAGGGTTGaagcctcgagctaagcttggcccggcccagcCCTACCATGATTTAAGTtgtactataaaatatatattgatataatttatacattataaactttaaatttcacccatatttttttatataatatattatatatgaagacaataagggttataatatattttattatattattatttcatGTAAAAATGATAATGTTCTTCTCAgtccattccagcccatgcatttctctcctcctccccatgatcagggccaatcaggatcagcccaacccgaccctgagggcgagtcaggattggatttttctggccctgagtcaggcctagtcccaactaaggggacttatGGTTGGGCTAGAGTTCTATAAAGTCCGGCCTAACCCGACCCTGTTACAACCCTAGCTGAAGAGTCCAGTCCAACAAAAACCCTCAAAAATAAGGGTggttttgatcatttcacaagtgggacccaagtgggccctatgaaatgaccattaCCCCCtgttttttagtgttttttctGAACTGGACCCTCCACCTCCCGCCAccgctggaggagagccagatccggATTTATAATACAATCTACCAAATTTGGTTTCATTAAATACTCTTATCCAAACTTTCCCCTTTCATGCTAATTCTATCTCTTGGAGGTTGAGACCTGATCTTGGTCTCTATAAGTTTATTAACTAATTTAATATCCATGATTGATTGAaaaattttactttttcatTGGGAAATCTTACTAAAATATTTTGGCAATTAATGCCAAAAATTGTCCTTTTTGTCTCATTATTCATTACCTTGTCTAAGAGAGCCCACTTGCTCCACCACTCACCAAGATATAATGTGCctattattatctttttttttttttttttggtaagaagtgCCTATTATTATCACCACTTGCACCATCTGTGCTTAGATGGGTCCCAACTCCCAATCAATGATGCAGCTTCGTTAAAAGCTATGGATCTGGAGAGGTAAGACACTCTTCTAGCTATTCTAtggataaaaaattaaataataaagacCTAAATCCTATGGTTGAgaattcaaatagaaaaaaaaccaaaataaaatccaaaattcCCAATTATCAATAAGGACTATCATGTTGGCCCTTGAATTGATAGGACGTGAAATCCAGGCTTGCATCAATCATTAATTTAGAGGAACTTGAGAAAGATCAGATCAAAGTGAATGATCTTCACCATGCATTGGCCACCTCAGGAGATAGGAGATATTCGGTGGCGGGTCCAAGTCCAATAGGGTCACATATATGGGTCTGAAAGCTAGAACAATTATGATTATAAAAAAACCATCAAATCTAATTAAGTGTATTAATTTGGAGAAAGAACGCTATTTGGTTGCGTAGGTGGTGCATTTTCCACGTTGACAGTATTCTTACCGTTGGATTATGATTATCCATTCAAGACCCTTGATATAATTAagacaataaaaaataatcaattaaactaattaaatattTCATTCTGATGTGAATATTATTTTTACCTTGTAACCCGTAACCGATTGATATAATTACAGTTtagcaaaaagaaaattgatttaaTTAAGTCAAGATGTTTCTCCCATAAAATCCGTCTCCCCCATAACCCCTAGGTATCTTCATTTTAATGTTCTTCTCCTTTCGTTAACTTTctttcttacctttttttttggttgggggaatttcttagatctacgagattaaaaaaagaattacacgataagtatattttaaatttgttttatatttataaatttggattttgaaaagatttacctaaTCCTCAGATTATAGTGTTCGTCTCGTCCAAcaagaaaatataattaaacttactaaaataccctttgacatcacttttttccttaaaaaaaggCTAATGATAATTAATCCTTAATAGTTTAACGGTTTGCACAACTCTCATTGAGTTCCCGGGCTGGCTAAGTGCAAGGTGCTTCACTCTATCTTGTTATCCCTCTTTCATTGGTTAATCACCTTCATGAGTCCttgattccttgttttaatCCTCTAGTGGTTATCACAGGTAGAACAAGTGAGTATTTGCTCTTTCTCTGCCCCTAGAGTagcttttttttcccccccccttccttGTAGAGGTTTGCTTGCTTAGAGGGGGGTAATTCCGCCATCAACAGGGTAACGGCGTCCAGAAAACTCCATTAATGGCAGCATAACTAGTCAAATATCAGTAGTTTGACAATGGAGCACTCTTGACAGCGACTCCCTCTCTTTGTATTTTACAACACGAGTctgttccctctctctctctcctcccccactCTGCTTCCCCCGCTCTCTTCTGTTGTAAAGTTTCA containing:
- the LOC122645831 gene encoding MLP-like protein 43 — encoded protein: MGLSGKLSVEMEIKSSANKYFHGWIDHGALFSKAIPDDVHKSEVHEGDGKSLGSINSYCYVLDGDKVVSTKGKMEALDEVNKSITLNMFEGHVRELYSKYKLHVQVFTKDGKNFVKCIIEYEKLSEQVPEPINYLEVTTKFCKGLDAHLLQA